One Microcoleus sp. bin38.metabat.b11b12b14.051 DNA segment encodes these proteins:
- a CDS encoding tetratricopeptide repeat protein, with translation MFRAGLPNRGNYISFMRNSVPFGCLLFLWLCTGSIASAQTNPPPQPLDQFSPNPLEITTPDPLKPATESLSNTQRDELTAALQQLSLEAAAKLQAGDGAGAFDIWFRELRLRRYLGPAAEIAALSRVGSVAWSSNKNLELQLITKRLQAIQKQVKSEVSVNAELLPALAAAFQQVRAKGPTVEVYQQILDNARQSQDILAQGQTLKAIALIHINWLSYDKAAPVYEELATLIQENRAVFAANSAVPNSAVTAGNGAPPQPVTPPTEVDALRQLAYVYQQSKQPLKAIAARERLAAVYVNLQNPAAIPPLKMAIATDYQTIGQINLAAQYYQEAYNLAVPIQQYAQASEALEKLALLYRSQKQWEPTVRIYQMQLLLEERAYNWYGLMSAYDNLGQVYQEMKAYDKALAAYQKGLEVAKRLGHRQEYFDKKIIKVNKQLQRTS, from the coding sequence ATGTTTCGTGCAGGGCTGCCGAATCGCGGCAATTATATTTCTTTTATGAGAAATTCTGTGCCATTTGGGTGCTTGCTTTTTTTGTGGCTGTGTACTGGTTCTATTGCTAGCGCCCAAACTAATCCACCACCCCAACCCCTCGATCAATTTTCTCCTAATCCTCTAGAAATTACCACACCCGATCCCCTAAAGCCCGCTACTGAATCTTTGAGCAATACTCAGCGGGACGAACTGACAGCGGCGCTGCAACAGTTAAGCTTAGAAGCAGCCGCTAAACTGCAAGCTGGAGACGGGGCTGGTGCTTTTGATATTTGGTTCCGAGAATTGCGGCTGCGGAGGTATCTTGGCCCGGCGGCGGAAATTGCTGCTTTGAGTCGGGTGGGAAGTGTGGCTTGGAGTAGCAATAAAAACCTCGAACTTCAGCTTATTACTAAACGGTTGCAAGCAATTCAAAAACAAGTCAAATCAGAAGTATCGGTGAATGCTGAGTTGCTCCCGGCTTTGGCTGCGGCGTTTCAGCAGGTGCGCGCTAAAGGCCCGACTGTAGAAGTTTACCAACAAATTCTCGATAATGCGCGCCAAAGTCAAGATATATTGGCTCAGGGTCAGACTTTAAAGGCGATCGCCCTGATTCACATCAATTGGCTCAGTTATGATAAAGCGGCTCCTGTGTATGAGGAATTGGCAACTTTAATTCAGGAAAACCGCGCTGTATTTGCGGCTAATTCTGCTGTACCAAATTCTGCTGTAACGGCGGGAAACGGCGCGCCGCCGCAGCCTGTTACTCCTCCGACGGAGGTGGATGCTTTGAGACAGTTGGCCTACGTTTACCAGCAGTCGAAACAGCCCCTCAAGGCGATCGCAGCCCGGGAAAGACTGGCGGCGGTGTATGTAAATTTGCAAAATCCGGCTGCGATACCGCCGCTCAAAATGGCGATCGCCACCGATTACCAAACGATCGGTCAAATCAACTTAGCAGCTCAATACTACCAGGAAGCCTACAATTTAGCAGTTCCGATTCAACAGTACGCCCAAGCCAGCGAAGCTTTGGAGAAATTAGCATTGCTTTATCGATCGCAAAAGCAGTGGGAGCCGACTGTGCGGATTTATCAAATGCAGTTGCTGTTAGAAGAACGGGCTTACAATTGGTACGGATTGATGAGTGCTTACGACAATCTAGGTCAAGTTTACCAGGAAATGAAGGCTTACGACAAAGCTTTGGCAGCCTATCAAAAGGGATTGGAAGTCGCGAAAAGATTGGGACACAGACAAGAGTATTTTGACAAGAAGATTATCAAAGTTAACAAGCAATTACAAAGGACTTCGTAG
- a CDS encoding GNAT family N-acetyltransferase, with amino-acid sequence MESFTTALANSLSRQIETPRLYLRQFTPEDLDELYRIYSDAEVMKYVSEGVRNREETAADLFQIIADWEKHAFGLWAVVNKENNQLIGDGGLRFLGKTPDVEVGYVLAKAYWGKGLASEVAAASLKYGFEALKLEKIVAVADTDNIASRRVMEKVGMRYQHNLDDCDRVYYSISRKIYQSKVAELS; translated from the coding sequence CCTTTACTACAGCTCTAGCAAATTCTTTATCCCGACAGATAGAAACGCCCCGATTGTATCTGAGACAATTTACGCCAGAGGATTTAGATGAGCTGTACCGCATCTACAGCGATGCCGAAGTTATGAAGTATGTGAGCGAAGGCGTCAGAAATAGAGAAGAGACAGCAGCAGATTTATTTCAGATAATCGCAGATTGGGAAAAACACGCTTTCGGTTTGTGGGCTGTTGTCAATAAAGAAAATAACCAATTGATTGGCGACGGGGGGCTTCGCTTTTTAGGCAAAACACCTGATGTAGAAGTCGGTTATGTGTTAGCAAAAGCGTATTGGGGGAAAGGTTTAGCATCGGAAGTTGCAGCGGCTAGCCTCAAGTATGGATTTGAAGCATTGAAACTAGAAAAAATTGTGGCTGTGGCGGATACCGACAACATCGCGTCGCGGCGGGTAATGGAAAAAGTGGGGATGAGATACCAGCATAACCTCGATGATTGCGATCGAGTATATTATTCAATTTCGCGAAAAATCTACCAGTCAAAAGTAGCTGAGTTGAGTTGA
- a CDS encoding GNAT family N-acetyltransferase, whose amino-acid sequence MQEIETPRLYLRQFTPDDLDELYRIYSDAETMKYLRGVRTREATESAIHAMLKRWEENNFGMWAVVHKIDRKMIGRCGLAFLDKTPEVELGYALDKVYWNQGLATEASFASLNYGFKILKLERIVAIARPENIASQRVIQKVGMKYEKNAHYYETDVVYYSISQECYQSRVSS is encoded by the coding sequence ATGCAAGAAATAGAAACACCCAGATTGTATCTGAGACAATTTACGCCAGACGATTTAGATGAGCTGTACCGCATCTACAGCGATGCGGAAACAATGAAATACCTCAGAGGAGTTAGAACTAGAGAAGCAACAGAGAGCGCCATTCATGCCATGCTCAAACGTTGGGAAGAAAACAACTTCGGAATGTGGGCTGTAGTACATAAGATAGATCGTAAAATGATTGGTCGCTGCGGACTGGCTTTTCTGGACAAGACACCGGAAGTTGAGCTTGGCTATGCACTGGATAAAGTTTATTGGAATCAAGGATTGGCGACTGAAGCATCTTTTGCTAGTCTAAACTATGGATTTAAAATATTAAAATTGGAGAGAATAGTTGCGATCGCCCGCCCGGAAAATATCGCCTCCCAGCGGGTGATCCAGAAAGTGGGCATGAAATATGAAAAAAATGCTCATTATTACGAAACTGATGTAGTGTATTATTCTATTTCGCAAGAATGTTACCAGTCCCGAGTATCTTCGTAG
- a CDS encoding esterase-like activity of phytase family protein, which produces MSQRWHKSQLFNKIDKIKVTALSNYSQLKALGDSLRWRSPRRGGLRQRLLRLFSLALILLTVCTACAAPPAIARDRSFPEISLDFLGEYELPKINFEGAPVGGLSGITYDPKGISGVTSKAYRFYALSDDKSENGEARFYSLRLDLTSSDPANIRLKKVAVEGVTSLKKADGETFPWDSINPEGIALSPRNSVFVASEGSPPFVGEFDLTTGKLRGNLPIPKRYIPDINDEQQQQGVQDNLGFESLSIDPETFSPGGLDPFRLFTATAAPLIQDLDPEQASKLRLLHYIIVDKTPQLVSENLYKLDQVPMSVLNGLTELVTVGGGQFLSLERSFGLSGYSARIYQVAVGAATDTSRIQSFKGQMAMVEPVRKKLLIDMSELGIGLYNLEGMTLGPLLPDGSQSVILVSDDNFEEAQKTQFLLFSLKGKI; this is translated from the coding sequence ATGTCACAAAGATGGCACAAAAGCCAACTGTTCAACAAGATAGACAAAATAAAAGTTACCGCACTGAGCAATTATTCACAGTTAAAGGCGTTGGGCGATTCTCTTCGTTGGCGTAGCCCCCGTAGGGGCGGGCTTCGCCAACGCCTTTTGCGCTTATTCAGTTTAGCTCTAATTTTGCTAACTGTATGCACAGCTTGCGCTGCTCCTCCCGCCATTGCTAGAGACCGCTCTTTTCCTGAAATTTCCTTAGACTTTTTAGGCGAGTACGAATTGCCAAAAATCAACTTTGAAGGAGCACCAGTCGGCGGCTTGTCAGGAATCACCTACGATCCAAAAGGTATTAGCGGCGTCACTTCCAAAGCTTATCGTTTTTACGCCCTTTCCGACGACAAAAGCGAAAACGGAGAAGCCAGATTTTACAGTCTCAGACTCGACCTCACATCTAGCGATCCAGCAAATATTCGCTTGAAAAAAGTGGCCGTTGAAGGCGTTACTTCCCTGAAAAAAGCAGACGGTGAAACCTTCCCTTGGGATTCCATCAATCCCGAAGGCATCGCATTGTCTCCACGGAATTCCGTATTTGTCGCCAGCGAAGGTAGCCCTCCTTTTGTCGGCGAATTTGACCTCACCACCGGGAAATTGCGAGGAAACTTACCAATACCCAAGCGCTACATTCCCGATATTAACGATGAACAACAGCAACAAGGAGTTCAGGACAATTTAGGTTTTGAATCCTTAAGCATTGACCCAGAAACCTTTAGTCCGGGTGGTCTCGATCCGTTTCGGTTGTTTACAGCGACAGCGGCGCCGTTAATTCAAGATTTAGACCCGGAACAGGCAAGCAAACTCCGTCTTTTACATTATATTATCGTCGATAAAACACCGCAATTAGTCTCAGAAAATCTTTACAAGCTAGACCAAGTTCCGATGAGTGTTTTGAACGGATTAACAGAATTGGTAACTGTCGGCGGCGGTCAATTTTTGAGTTTGGAGCGTTCTTTTGGGCTGTCGGGATACAGCGCTAGGATTTATCAAGTAGCGGTTGGGGCGGCGACTGATACTTCGAGAATCCAGAGTTTTAAAGGGCAAATGGCAATGGTCGAACCTGTGAGGAAAAAGTTGCTGATTGATATGAGCGAACTCGGAATTGGGCTGTACAATTTGGAGGGGATGACTCTCGGGCCTCTGTTACCGGATGGCAGTCAAAGTGTGATTTTGGTGAGTGACGATAATTTTGAGGAAGCTCAAAAAACTCAGTTTCTTTTGTTTAGCTTGAAAGGGAAAATTTAG